ggttaaatgcagaggatgaatttcactgtgcttgaagtgtgcatgtgacgaataaaataaaggtttcttctaaaggTTTCTCACTCCTGACACACAATACGCTTCGGTGAATACAAAACTCCAGACTGTCGAGATATGACTTTACTGTGCTTCATTTAAACGACAAACTGAGAAAACTCAAACGAGAACAGATGTGGAACGTTCTCCACCCCTTTGTAACCTGGCAAGTGGAGCTCAGCTCCTCAGCTATCTTTTAGCATGTGATTTATTCTCCATGCTGGTGAGGAGCTTTGTTCTGCAATGGTTTATTCACTCCTCCCACTTATGTCATCTTGAAACCCACAAGCTCCTCCTCCTACCATCCCGagacccacaagctcctcctcctgccatcttgagacccacaagctcctcctCTAGGCACCTCAGGCCCTGAAGCTCCTCCCCCTCACTTTATGAGGCATTACCATAATTTATAAACATGTTATTACCACAGTGTACAGAATGGTACAGTTGTAATGAATGATGAATACAGAGAGAGCGTTCATAAACTCAGTTCATCATTAATAACATGACTGATTAACTGCAGCAGGGAGAGAACGAGAAGCTGATTGGTTAATTGGATAAGTAGTGAAGTGATCTGATTGGTTGATTGTTTATTGGTGTGTTAATGAAGTGTGTGAGGATAGAGAGAGAAACATGAAGGAGGGATAGTCCGTTATCAGGAGAGGAAAAAAACAAGACCATGCAAGACAGCAAAAACACAACAGGAAGTGACAtgtcacaatcacacacacacacgagatgcTGCAAGCAGGAAGGAGCAGGACAAAGAACACAGAGTGAGctaagcaacacacacacacacacacacacacacacacacacacacacacacacacacagcattaccTCTGCATGAACCTCAGAGGCAGagggaaacagacagacagatgagaaaaagagagaagaatAAAGACCAGAgtggtatgagagagagagagagagaaggacaaaACAGATAGAAGTGTGACACCAAGAGAACGGAGGATACAGAAAATGGATGAAAGGAAAACCGATCAATAAAAAAACGAGAGGAAGATCAAATGATGAGGTAAATAAAAAAGAGAAACAAGAGGAAGAGAAAGAGTAACATTATTAAAAGAGAGAATTATAAAGAAAAAACAGTGAAGAGAAAAATGATTAAAATAGACAGAAATTGTAGGAGAAATGAGAAAACAGTCATATACACAAACAAAtacaaacagagagacagaataaagagagagagagagagaggcagagaaagagacagacagattaaCAGAGTGAGATAGACAGGcacatagagagacagacagattaaACAGATAGAAacatcagacagacagacagattaaacagatagaaacatcagagagacagacagacagagcaagagagaaacAGGCAGAgaatgacagagagagacagacagagagagagcacgagacagagagagagagagagagacacagtggtggTATCAGGGAGGGTGGAATCATATAATAACAGTGTGTGTGGGCAGAGTTATTATATGACTCCACCCACCTTAATGCCGAGCCCTTGGGCGTGGCAACTCCATAGCCCTTGGAGTCGAGGTTCCCGCCGACCTTCATGGTGTCACATGGTTTGCGTTGTTCGATGTATTCGTTCATTGTGGACTCGAGCAGGAACGCAAACTTCCCCTTCGACTTCCTGACGCGAGCCACGCCATCCGGAGTCGTCTTCACAAACACAGACGGCTCAGCTGACTTCATGTATGACCACATCTTCTCAAACACTGCTATCTTCGagcgctgagagagagagacagacagacagagagagacagacagacagacagacacagagagagagagagtgcactttTAGTTTTCTGGAATGCATCTCTCCATCTTGTGGagagatgcatttttttttcgtttccatttccggttgagagtacatcgtgcgcattctggctgccgcttctcaccggagcttttttattttattttctctcctttttttatttttcttttgtgtgtttttgtgtagtttgatgtttgtttgagtgttttgtccgccggttgtggtgtagctccggacccagttttgggcgtcggttccctccaggccttggttcgctgtgggtgatgcctgcgctcccagctgtggactgcagtgagctcgttgctcattttaacatcgtggttatccagcgctctgtgctttagtgcttggcgtgatgttccgagcgacgctgcttggtggtgtcgcggcagctgtgcaggcggtttgggacacaccagcactctgcatggcggtgcttctgtgctcgctttgtggatccatggcgtggtgttctgagcgatgttgctggtggcatcacggcggctgtgctggagatgtgggacttgttttcatgcgccttttggtgggactgtggctgctacaccactggaacgatatcctgacctctatttggtggacttttttttctgcctataattgtaaagcgaccttgggttttgagaaagacactatataaattgaacctattattattattattattattgtgtgtctctctcttcatGCTTTCAATGAACTTGCACTCAGATacatcctgacacacacacacacacacacacacacacacacacacccctaagtGAAGACAGACACATTTTCTAGGACAAACCAAGATACCAGCTGTTTAGAGGTTATGTTAACCTACTTAatcataactgtgtgtgtgtgtgtgtgtgtgtgtgtgtgtgtgtgtgtgtgtatgcacgccTTTGGAAAGTTTTCAGGGACAAACAGAACTGAGGAATAAGCAAAACACGTTTTGTAAAACACTTGCTCATTCACCCAGGAAGTGCATGTGTGTTTTACAGGAAGTGCATGTGTGTTTTACAGGAAGTGCATGCGTATCTGTAttgatcattattattattattataaaggttTGTAATGAAGAGTGTAACAAGTCTCACTCTGAAGAACTCTTTCGTGGAACCGGAGTCGAGTGTTCCGTATGCTATCTCCGTCTGTTTGGCGAGATCTTCAGCACTCTCAATGGGAGACACCATCCGCTCCACGGTGAGGAACGCCGCCAGGTTCGCCGTGTAGGATGAGATGATGATCAACGTGAAGAACCACCACACTCCTCCCACTATACGACCTGACAGAGACCTGAGacagagggaaagagagacagagggatgggggagagagagagagcacacacacCAGGAAGAAGAGAAAATATGCACAAAAATGGAGAAGAGGTaaaaagtgagaaagagagaaggaGAAAAGAGAGGGATGAATCAGAGGgagagacaggaaaaaaaaatcacaggagGGACAAatacagacagagtgagacagcTCTGAGCTCCAGACTAAAATTCCTGATCCTCAATCTGATATTATTCCTGAAGGAGTTCACTCCTGAGTCATGTGACTCGACAGTAACGCTGACAGCTAATAACAAACATCAACACTCCGGGTGATGAAGAACGAGTCTGGAATGAAGAGTGAGAAATCCGGCCATCAGGAAAGATGGAGTGAACGAGTGATGAGAGAGTGAGACATGGAGTACAGATGAATCCCGGTGAACAAGTGAAGTGAATCACCAAACTCCCCAGTGAGAGGGAGACATGCAGCAAAAACACGGTATCCCCTCAAGAgtcctcacagagagagagagagaagggctaGAAAGACAGATGGTGACAAAGACAGGTAAAGAGACAGACAGgtaaagagacagacagggagagagagagacagacagggagagagacagacacagagtctGTGCACTTTACAGTCAGCTCATGGtgaatattttgttattttagtgAAGGGTCTCTGAGAGAAGAAACAACGCtgagaaaaatgaaatgaaaagagtgagagagagagagagagagagaggagcaacaGCCCCAGCACTCAGTAACACCTGGCAACAGGGACGGTGTTGTGATGTTGAGTGACTGTGTGGcattaaaatgaaaagaaaacaaatgaatgaagcgCGCAAGATGTGAAGACGAGCTAAAATAACAAAAAACACCATGGGCACGTTAGTGAAGGACGATACGACGGTAAACTGCAGAGACACagtgagagatggagggatgacgGAGGGAGGGATTATGGAGGGAGGCTGCCAAAGAACCAACCTTGGCGAGATATCGCATCCTTGCTGCATGAAGGCTCCGAGAGAAAACCACAGACTGTTAAAAATGCCGAAGTCATTGGGCGGATCGGGCGGAGCCTGCGGATCCTTGGCCTCTTCGCCGTTGTCAGAGCTCCATTCGTACGGACTGAATCGGCTGACGAGGAAGAGCACGACGCTCACGCCGATGTAAGCGAACACGATGCACATCCAGATCTCATACGCCAGCGGGTCCAGGAAGGAGAACACGCCGGGTTTCGACTTCTGCGGCTTCTTTATCATGATAGAGATCCCAAGGCTCATGAAGGGTTTGGAGAAGTCGATCACCTCCTCGCGCACCAGCGTGATGGTCAGAGGAGCCACGGCGATGTCTGCTCTCTGGAACACAGACGCACAGCGGGAGCTCCACATGTGACTCTGTACGATCAGGAGACGAACAACCACATGACCTCAAATGATTCCACTGAAAACTATTTTATCCTCATCTTACTAACAATAATTAATACACAGATGTTGATCCAGATGTTACCTACATAACCCCACATTAACTCCCATCATGACACACAGAACATAAACGTTTCTAAACTGGGCCGCATCAGCACTGGAGAACATTCCGGACCCTGGTTCCCAGGAACACGCTCCGGCCGACGGATACGAAGCCATGAAGCGTGAATAACCACATCATTCACAGTCATCTGAGTGCTGATGATACAcacctgctcctcctctctctctctctctcacacacacacacaccgcattgTACTCATAAGCAAatgtatccaaagtgttttagtttacaaaaaaaatcCTATGAAAACACTCGATAGTGAGTTTTACACGCTGTCAGTGAGCGGAATGTGAACAAGTTACAAAAATCCCCTCAAGGTTTCCCAGTATGTCTCCACTCACCCCGTACACCAGCTCTCCCACCATCCCATTCCAGGTTTTAGTCTCAGGATCTCGTGCTCCATATTTCCCATCAGCTACGATGGATAATTTGTACTTAATTCCGACATGTTTGGCGATTTCAGAGGCTAAATCCACGCAGTAGCCTTCGTATCGATCGTTCCCCTCCAGCTGCAGATAATTCCTCTTATACATCACGTACGGAGCTTCctgttcaaaataaacacatgaaaattattattattcttccacTGCAGAATGCTCCACTATGATTGGTCCACTGAGTCATGAGGAGGCGTGTTCATTAATTTGTGTAAAACATGATGAAAAGTAACAGTGAAATCACCATGATGGTGGTGACGACAATCGTACGGTTTTCCATTGAAGACGATTCGTTCGTCACCTGCAGCTCTGTCACATGAACAAGCTTCTCAAATTCACTCCAGTAACCGatctgtgaaaacacacacacacacacacacacacacttccttatATGGCTTTATTTGATTGGAGcagaaataatttaaaaaaaactataaataattaatattattaaaatACTTTATTATTTATGGATATAAACATTATTATATTTTGACAGTGAAATGAACCTTTCTCGCTCCTCCAGGTTTCATCTCATAAACATCGATGGTGAAGTTCATACGGCGACCGAAAGAATCAAACTGGACATTTCCTGTCATTCCCTGAACCTGGAcctacaatacacacacacacacacacacacacacacacatatatacacacacaaaggaCCAAAATATGAAATGTATAGTGACACGCTGGCTGTAGCCCAATATCCCATCCTGTGACGCAACCCTTGACATTTTCCACTGAGGTGAAGGAAAGATGTGACGGAGAAATGATCAGGACGCAGGAAAAGACAACTGCGGTGCGAAGAGAATCCGACTGCACTCACACTCGGCTACACGATTTGGCAACGGTGCAGGTTACTGACGCAGGTCTGCTGTGTGAAACTACAACGTTCTGAAGACGGACCGTAAAAAGTGGATCTTCGCTCTGTGTGTTCTTACGGTGTCATTTCCTGCAGGCTGCATAAACGTAAAACAACACAGTGAAAAATATTACTTCATTACCAAAgttaatgaaaattaaaaaaaaatttaaaaaaaggtcaCAGAACTGAAACTAAATGATGGTCACGTCGAGGACAGCTGCTCACGCTCACCTCACTGTCCACTCCGATTTATCAACATGAATCATAATTACTgtgtaattattttttaaatatttatataattaTTTGTTTGTGTGAAGAGTGCACTGATGGTGTGTTAATTTAAATGTTGCTGCCACAAGGAATTATGGGTCGGCATGATCTTCCCTTTTGTAAAGAATGATGCAGTGTAGTCTCTGCTACAGgagagaagaagaggaggagagaggtGGAGAGGAAAGAGAGGAGAGTGGAAAggatgagatgagaggaggagagagaaggagaggagagaggagagagcagagaagagaagaGTACAGAGAAGgaaaggagaagaggagggaggAGAGGGGAAAGGAGAGGAGGGAGGAGAGGAGGAGAtgggagaggaggagaggagaggagggaggaGGAGAGAGGAGGCACTGAAGCAGCTTTCTGGAGTGTTTCTATAGAATTCTATCAGCTCTAATCACTGACAGTGAGAAACTTCTGGGTCATTTCACTCAATGAGGAATCTCCCCAAGCAACAGCAATCATTAGTGCGCAGCCCACAGGTATAGGAGTGTCTGCTCCTCACTCTGCCCCCTACTGGACATGTTCTACACTACACCATTGGGTCATCACTCTGCCCCCTACTGGACATGTTCTACACTACACCATTGGGTCATCACTCTGCCCCCTACTGGACATGTTCTACACTACACCATTGGGTCATCACTCTGCCCCCTACTGGACATGTTCTACACTACACCATTGGGTCATCACTCTGCCCCCTACTGGACATGTTCTACACTACACCATTGGGTCATCACTCTGCCCCCTACTGGACACCATTGATATTGACTGTAATGATGTTTATAAGAATCACAAGGAAATTCCTTGTttggaagctgtgtgtgtgtgtgtgtgtgtgtgtgtgtgtgtgtgtgtgtgtgtgtgtgtgtgcgtgtgtgtaccatCTTCAGTGCCCTCTCGATGTCAATGCCCTGACTCCAAGGAACAGCTGGATTTGCTAAACAGTCTCCAGCGCTGCCGCGGCGAGAAACATCCACGCGCTGACGACGCAAATACCGAAATGCCTCTGATATCACCAACACAGCATCATGGGTCAGTGCAGAGgtgtactgtacacacacacacacacacacacacacgttatgtgGTGTGAGATTTTGATTTGCTTTTGACCTACGGAATGGGGACCAAAGGAGTTTATAGAGACAGACAtccttttatgtgtgtgtgtgtgtgcgtgcgcgcgcgcatgtgtgttacTCTGAGCGGAGTGTCCTGGGCCTGAGGGAACTCTCTCTCATCCAGTTTGTCCCAGCGCTGGAGGAACTGCTGTACGATGGGGTTGTGTGGGTTGATGATGTGAAACGCGGTGACATTTGCACCGCCGGAGAAAACCTTCTCCATACTTGTGTTGGAGAAACCCTGGAGGTCAAAAGTCAAAGGTCACACTCAACTGCTTTCAGTAATAAATGTGTAACAGCCCATGCACTGAGCAGTGTTTCACACGGGACACTCTGCAGGACTCACCATCTCACTGCCCTATGATATAAACCTGTCAtcctatttacacacacacacacacacacacacacacacacacacacacacacatctcagcaGGCTGCCAGTCTACAGTTGTTGCTatagtactcggtgcaatatgtatactgttcctacttattcaggtgacattgggcatacctaaccacctgtgttttctttctctcccccccaccccaaatctgtccctctgagttacatggagtcaacaggaaatcttttggtggagacggtggggacctcgactggctatcgtagcctgcagggaatcggccgtcagacattctgtcgcatgtcccagacccggtgaaatgtaactgaattgtcttggccaggcctaagggtcccatctgcatctcatcattgctgaggagtgtgctcccatcacccaatcaagcatccagccagagcaggtcatgatatatttttttaccatattaacatgccattgtgtgtcatgcctgatgtaaagactctcgtctctgcgagcctaccacacagatttaatacttgtcatttttagggcatacctaacaacatgttttctttctctctctttctccccccccccccccatctgtccctctgagttacatgttgatcctgggattgagatgctggcctcttctgcccctcggacctgcttgatccatcctggtgccctgtgtctggtcggagttttatcgccccactcctgtgaaggacggccccatgaggacagttgagggttatacctgttaaaactgttaatattatagtcaggctgtctgttgttgcccaaatgaggatgggttcccttttgagtctggttcctctcgaggtttcttcctcatgtcgtctgagggagtttttccttgccaccgtcgccacaggcttgctcattggggatagattagggataaaattagctcatcttttaagtcgttcaaattctgtaaagctgctttgcgacaatgtttattgttaaaagcgctgtacaaataaacttgacttgacttgacttgacctggcTATAGTTACATCTCAGTGGGTGTTATACCTACATTCTCATCATGGTTAATTAAGACCTTGCATAAACTCTATTGTCATGGTGACATTTAAGTATCtgaaaatgactcgcacctgtcgGCCAATCAGAAACAAGTATCTGGGGTGTTGACAGTTGGATACAATGTCACAATTTAACAATGTACAAACAGGAAGTCattgaaaaagtgtgtgtgtgtgtgtgtgtgtgtgtgtcaccagaTTAGCCAGGATGTAGTGATATCCTCGACTGTTTTTCCCCGAGGCCACGACCTGCACAAACACACAGTAATAAACAGTCACAGGATCACATCTCACTGCAAACATGATGAgaatctgtttctctctctctctctctctctctctctctctctctcacacacaatggAGAGGTCAAAGCTGAGAAAGAGAATATGTTCATTGCTATAaataagatgtgtgtgtgttcagcacaGGACAGGCCGATAAGATTAATTTTAGGCAGAGAGAAAATATTTATAGTTTCCTGACTCTTCTCCTGTTGTAGGACACTGTGGCCtacttacttacacacacacttctgtgatTTTTCCTGCTCTCACCTAGATATGTTGCAAAATGCGTACTACGGACGCTCCAGTGTTTTGTATTGCAACACCATCACTACATCCCAACGTTTCATGAGATCATGAGGTCATAAAGTGAGGTTATGAGGTCATGGGGTGATGAGATGGTGTGTATACCTGCTCCAGCACAGCAGTGATGCGCTCCTCTTCACAGTCAATGATGAAGAGTTTCTCCTGACGCCGTTCCATTTCCTCAATAATCCGCCGATATTCCAGAACATCAGCAACATTCCCAACGGAGCGAACCGTCACCCGCCAACCGCTCACTACTGCAGCTTCCATTACTGACTGCAGCAGAGAgaaccctgagagagagagagacaggacagAGGGAgacaggggggagagagagagacaggagagagggagacagggggagggagagagacagacagacagagaaagacacgCATCATAAGCTATGGTATCATCTGATCTCCTGCCATTTCCTGGTACCATTTTGTTCTGTGTCACACCGCACCGTGTCACACCTggatcctctcctctcctctctgcaTCGTAGCGTGGCATACTGCATCACATCATACCACACTCTTCTCTAATCTGCATCCTGTGCTGTTATCTGATCTCGGTGTCCAGTATCATTATCTGATCTTCGCTCCTGACAACTGAAGTGCTGTTCTTTAGTTCTGTGGGGGGGTGTATACTTTACCCCTTACACCTGAGGCAGGTCAAAACTGAGCAGAGGGGGAAGGATCTCGCTGAAGGACCCAACTGTGGCATcttggcagtgctgggatttAAACACACAACCTTCTGATCTGCAACTCAAAGCCTTAACCACTGATCCACCACCACTGGTCCTGGATCCGATCACCTCCACCACTGACTCCAACGCCACACCATGAATCTCAGCGCTTTACTAAACCTACAGTTTATTAGCCGATAAAGTTCAGCTCCGTTTGGATTCCCCGAAAACAGTCACTAACATAAAGGGCACAAAAACAATCCGCTAATTTACAGATCTAATCTGATTTACGTTATATAT
Above is a window of Neoarius graeffei isolate fNeoGra1 chromosome 28, fNeoGra1.pri, whole genome shotgun sequence DNA encoding:
- the gria3a gene encoding glutamate receptor 3a isoform X5, translated to MGQRVLTFLLFFPWLMDSRAGFPNQISIGGVFLRSTVQEHSVFRFAVQLYNTNQNVTEKPFHLHYNVDNLEQSDSFSVTHAFCSQFSRGVYAIFGFYDQRSVNTLMSFSGALHTSFITPSQPAEADAHFLLQLRPTLKGVVLSMITHYRWDRFVYLYDTDRGFSLLQSVMEAAVVSGWRVTVRSVGNVADVLEYRRIIEEMERRQEKLFIIDCEEERITAVLEQVVASGKNSRGYHYILANLGFSNTSMEKVFSGGANVTAFHIINPHNPIVQQFLQRWDKLDEREFPQAQDTPLRYTSALTHDAVLVISEAFRYLRRQRVDVSRRGSAGDCLANPAVPWSQGIDIERALKMVQVQGMTGNVQFDSFGRRMNFTIDVYEMKPGGARKIGYWSEFEKLVHVTELQVTNESSSMENRTIVVTTIMEAPYVMYKRNYLQLEGNDRYEGYCVDLASEIAKHVGIKYKLSIVADGKYGARDPETKTWNGMVGELVYGRADIAVAPLTITLVREEVIDFSKPFMSLGISIMIKKPQKSKPGVFSFLDPLAYEIWMCIVFAYIGVSVVLFLVSRFSPYEWSSDNGEEAKDPQAPPDPPNDFGIFNSLWFSLGAFMQQGCDISPRSLSGRIVGGVWWFFTLIIISSYTANLAAFLTVERMVSPIESAEDLAKQTEIAYGTLDSGSTKEFFRRSKIAVFEKMWSYMKSAEPSVFVKTTPDGVARVRKSKGKFAFLLESTMNEYIEQRKPCDTMKVGGNLDSKGYGVATPKGSALRTPVNLAVLKLSEQGILDKLKNKWWYDKGECGTKDSGSKDKTSALSLSNVAGVFYILVGGLGLAMTVALIEFCYKSHQETKHLRLLNPTQNFKAPPPSGTQGFTTYREGYNVYGTESIKI
- the gria3a gene encoding glutamate receptor 3a isoform X1 → MGQRVLTFLLFFPWLMDSRAGFPNQISIGGVFLRSTVQEHSVFRFAVQLYNTNQNVTEKPFHLHYNVDNLEQSDSFSVTHAFCSQFSRGVYAIFGFYDQRSVNTLMSFSGALHTSFITPSQPAEADAHFLLQLRPTLKGVVLSMITHYRWDRFVYLYDTDRGFSLLQSVMEAAVVSGWRVTVRSVGNVADVLEYRRIIEEMERRQEKLFIIDCEEERITAVLEQVVASGKNSRGYHYILANLGFSNTSMEKVFSGGANVTAFHIINPHNPIVQQFLQRWDKLDEREFPQAQDTPLRYTSALTHDAVLVISEAFRYLRRQRVDVSRRGSAGDCLANPAVPWSQGIDIERALKMVQVQGMTGNVQFDSFGRRMNFTIDVYEMKPGGARKIGYWSEFEKLVHVTELQVTNESSSMENRTIVVTTIMEAPYVMYKRNYLQLEGNDRYEGYCVDLASEIAKHVGIKYKLSIVADGKYGARDPETKTWNGMVGELVYGRADIAVAPLTITLVREEVIDFSKPFMSLGISIMIKKPQKSKPGVFSFLDPLAYEIWMCIVFAYIGVSVVLFLVSRFSPYEWSSDNGEEAKDPQAPPDPPNDFGIFNSLWFSLGAFMQQGCDISPRSLSGRIVGGVWWFFTLIIISSYTANLAAFLTVERMVSPIESAEDLAKQTEIAYGTLDSGSTKEFFRRSKIAVFEKMWSYMKSAEPSVFVKTTPDGVARVRKSKGKFAFLLESTMNEYIEQRKPCDTMKVGGNLDSKGYGVATPKGSALRSAVNLAVLKLNEQGLLDKLKNKWWYDKGECGSGGGDSKDKTSALSLSNVAGVFYILVGGLGLAMTVALIEFCYKSHQETKHLRLLNPTQNFKAPPPSGTQGFTTYREGYNVYGTESIKI
- the gria3a gene encoding glutamate receptor 3a isoform X3, producing the protein MDSRAGFPNQISIGGVFLRSTVQEHSVFRFAVQLYNTNQNVTEKPFHLHYNVDNLEQSDSFSVTHAFCSQFSRGVYAIFGFYDQRSVNTLMSFSGALHTSFITPSQPAEADAHFLLQLRPTLKGVVLSMITHYRWDRFVYLYDTDRGFSLLQSVMEAAVVSGWRVTVRSVGNVADVLEYRRIIEEMERRQEKLFIIDCEEERITAVLEQVVASGKNSRGYHYILANLGFSNTSMEKVFSGGANVTAFHIINPHNPIVQQFLQRWDKLDEREFPQAQDTPLRVQVQGMTGNVQFDSFGRRMNFTIDVYEMKPGGARKIGYWSEFEKLVHVTELQVTNESSSMENRTIVVTTIMEAPYVMYKRNYLQLEGNDRYEGYCVDLASEIAKHVGIKYKLSIVADGKYGARDPETKTWNGMVGELVYGRADIAVAPLTITLVREEVIDFSKPFMSLGISIMIKKPQKSKPGVFSFLDPLAYEIWMCIVFAYIGVSVVLFLVSRFSPYEWSSDNGEEAKDPQAPPDPPNDFGIFNSLWFSLGAFMQQGCDISPRSLSGRIVGGVWWFFTLIIISSYTANLAAFLTVERMVSPIESAEDLAKQTEIAYGTLDSGSTKEFFRRSKIAVFEKMWSYMKSAEPSVFVKTTPDGVARVRKSKGKFAFLLESTMNEYIEQRKPCDTMKVGGNLDSKGYGVATPKGSALRSAVNLAVLKLNEQGLLDKLKNKWWYDKGECGSGGGDSKDKTSALSLSNVAGVFYILVGGLGLAMTVALIEFCYKSHQETKHLRLLNPTQNFKAPPPSGTQGFTTYREGYNVYGTESIKI
- the gria3a gene encoding glutamate receptor 3a isoform X4, yielding MGQRVLTFLLFFPWLMDSRAGFPNQISIGGVFLRSTVQEHSVFRFAVQLYNTNQNVTEKPFHLHYNVDNLEQSDSFSVTHAFCSQFSRGVYAIFGFYDQRSVNTLMSFSGALHTSFITPSQPAEADAHFLLQLRPTLKGVVLSMITHYRWDRFVYLYDTDRGFSLLQSVMEAAVVSGWRVTVRSVGNVADVLEYRRIIEEMERRQEKLFIIDCEEERITAVLEQVVASGKNSRGYHYILANLGFSNTSMEKVFSGGANVTAFHIINPHNPIVQQFLQRWDKLDEREFPQAQDTPLRYTSALTHDAVLVISEAFRYLRRQRVDVSRRGSAGDCLANPAVPWSQGIDIERALKMVQVQGMTGNVQFDSFGRRMNFTIDVYEMKPGGARKIGYWSEFEKLVHVTELQVTNESSSMENRTIVVTTIMEAPYVMYKRNYLQLEGNDRYEGYCVDLASEIAKHVGIKYKLSIVADGKYGARDPETKTWNGMVGELVYGRADIAVAPLTITLVREEVIDFSKPFMSLGISIMIKKPQKSKPGVFSFLDPLAYEIWMCIVFAYIGVSVVLFLVSRFSPYEWSSDNGEEAKDPQAPPDPPNDFGIFNSLWFSLGAFMQQGCDISPRSLSGRIVGGVWWFFTLIIISSYTANLAAFLTVERMVSPIESAEDLAKQTEIAYGTLDSGSTKEFFRRSKIAVFEKMWSYMKSAEPSVFVKTTPDGVARVRKSKGKFAFLLESTMNEYIEQRKPCDTMKVGGNLDSKGYGVATPKGSALRIRRVR
- the gria3a gene encoding glutamate receptor 3a isoform X2, whose product is MGQRVLTFLLFFPWLMDSRAGFPNQISIGGVFLRSTVQEHSVFRFAVQLYNTNQNVTEKPFHLHYNVDNLEQSDSFSVTHAFCSQFSRGVYAIFGFYDQRSVNTLMSFSGALHTSFITPSQPAEADAHFLLQLRPTLKGVVLSMITHYRWDRFVYLYDTDRGFSLLQSVMEAAVVSGWRVTVRSVGNVADVLEYRRIIEEMERRQEKLFIIDCEEERITAVLEQVVASGKNSRGYHYILANLGFSNTSMEKVFSGGANVTAFHIINPHNPIVQQFLQRWDKLDEREFPQAQDTPLRYTSALTHDAVLVISEAFRYLRRQRVDVSRRGSAGDCLANPAVPWSQGIDIERALKMVQVQGMTGNVQFDSFGRRMNFTIDVYEMKPGGARKIGYWSEFEKLVHVTELQVTNESSSMENRTIVVTTIMEAPYVMYKRNYLQLEGNDRYEGYCVDLASEIAKHVGIKYKLSIVADGKYGARDPETKTWNGMVGELVYGRADIAVAPLTITLVREEVIDFSKPFMSLGISIMIKKPQKSKPGVFSFLDPLAYEIWMCIVFAYIGVSVVLFLVSRFSPYEWSSDNGEEAKDPQAPPDPPNDFGIFNSLWFSLGAFMQQGCDISPRSLSGRIVGGVWWFFTLIIISSYTANLAAFLTVERMVSPIESAEDLAKQTEIAYGTLDSGSTKEFFRRSKIAVFEKMWSYMKSAEPSVFVKTTPDGVARVRKSKGKFAFLLESTMNEYIEQRKPCDTMKVGGNLDSKGYGVATPKGSALRSAVNLAVLKLNEQGLLDKLKNKWWYDKGECGSGGGDSKFSQCVSAGTVSADYSKPLQIRRVR